The proteins below are encoded in one region of Planctopirus limnophila DSM 3776:
- a CDS encoding class I tRNA ligase family protein, whose translation MFSKVNDAEFITGEHTVLKFWNERHIFQKLRAKNAGKQPWSFLDGPITANNPMGVHHAWGRTYKDSFQRYWAMNGRDLRYQNGFDCQGLWVEVEVEKQLGLGAKSAIEEFGIDKFVQECKRRVLKYAAIQTEQSVRLGYWMEWDRPEELRKLASAIGSETPVTLTTPKGITETAPAEQLVSRLGNPDWGGSYFTFSTENNETIWTFLKKCFERGKVYRGHDVMPWSGRGGSAYSQMEVADGRKLTTHRALFVRFPLLDDAGQETKENLLIWTTTPWTLTSNVAAMINPELEYVKLQSKKDGLVYYFAKDNLEFQRLAKEFKEGFGRPEWQWPKGTPKLKTLSQIFKESGGYEVLETVKGEALVGRKYRGPFDELDAQNSAGGAPRSSAYTSSRGNLEDLLLNDFYGPTLQNDAFADSLKATYNSEVLKINEALDKYKTDDADIYNVMVDLSIDKKNELAASFVAIRFAIIRSQVLHLLRNIRAILKKHKNLGFFSAELNPSMTLREIKDLLVRLGSTSFLKSECWLTLEEVSLLIEEFENHDEREEFDNERMIQHEDLLFEGNLLFSEGLFCNDSTSLIARLHSTLVLQLDTELQGLARRSAVECHRVIDGGRDFKGAPNVKEGEGTGIVHSAPGCGDVDHQIGLANGLPTIAPLGPDGNFLEGFGPFTGKNAVHPDTVQLVIDSLKEKGLLVAEEKYPHIYPFCWRTGDELVFRLVDEWFINMDWRDEIMGVTRQINWLPDSIQGQEREVEWLTNMRDWMISKKRYWGLALPIWVDELTGDFEVIGSLAELKERALDGGEGWNDFQGHTPHKPWIDGVKIRNPKTGNLMTRVEDVGNPWLDAGIVSFSTMGYNTHPDMWKKWYPADLVTECFPGQFRNWFYSLLSMATMMDGTPPFKTLLGHRLVMNEQGQPMHKSDGTAIWFEEAAEQIGVDAMRWMYLQQNPASDLRFGTRHPDEKVTLETVNGPTNTTIDGVPTCKVTSGPADEVRRQVLIPLWNSYAFFVNYARLDEFDPNAAIVPVAERPEIDRWLLSNLQALIQQVRAGFEAFDTPAACAALARFIDDLSNWYIRRNRRRFWRSKDTGDLDKRAAYQTLYETLLTLTKLMAPMTPFLAERMYGNLTSGQPDAPESVHLCDYPTADESLLDTSLNRRMSLAQTVVRVAHKLREVADQRVRQPLAELRFATLSSDDLTSISSLKDVIADELNVKAVSGFESLGDIVKYTYKPNLKTLGPKYGKLLNAFREELPKLPGNLLESLRRGQTINATVGGEAVIIGPDDVLIGADQAEGWVAGDESGIQVALSTTLTPELVMEGMARDFIRHIQQARKDANLEIQQRITVNYQTSEPIVAEMLKEWSDLISSETLANEITPASGLSGKPVQVGAAEVIITIK comes from the coding sequence ATGTTCTCCAAAGTCAACGACGCCGAATTCATCACGGGTGAGCACACCGTCCTCAAGTTCTGGAACGAACGCCACATCTTCCAGAAACTCCGGGCCAAAAACGCCGGCAAACAGCCCTGGAGTTTTTTGGACGGCCCGATCACTGCCAACAATCCCATGGGTGTCCACCACGCCTGGGGCCGCACCTACAAAGATTCCTTCCAACGCTACTGGGCCATGAACGGCCGCGACCTCCGTTACCAGAACGGATTCGACTGCCAGGGCCTCTGGGTCGAAGTCGAAGTCGAAAAGCAACTCGGCCTCGGTGCCAAAAGTGCCATCGAAGAGTTCGGCATCGATAAGTTCGTGCAGGAGTGTAAACGCCGCGTGCTGAAGTACGCCGCCATCCAGACCGAACAATCCGTCCGCCTCGGCTACTGGATGGAATGGGATCGCCCGGAAGAACTCCGCAAACTGGCCTCAGCCATTGGCAGCGAAACCCCCGTCACCCTCACCACCCCCAAAGGCATCACCGAGACCGCACCAGCCGAACAACTCGTCTCACGCCTCGGCAACCCCGATTGGGGCGGCAGCTATTTCACCTTCTCGACCGAAAACAACGAAACCATCTGGACATTCCTCAAAAAATGCTTCGAACGCGGCAAGGTCTATCGCGGCCACGACGTCATGCCCTGGTCCGGTCGCGGCGGCAGTGCCTACAGCCAGATGGAAGTCGCCGACGGACGCAAACTCACCACCCACCGCGCCCTCTTCGTCCGCTTTCCACTCCTTGATGACGCCGGACAGGAAACCAAGGAAAACCTCCTCATCTGGACGACGACTCCCTGGACGCTCACCAGCAACGTCGCCGCCATGATCAACCCCGAACTCGAGTATGTGAAACTCCAGTCCAAAAAGGACGGCCTCGTCTACTACTTCGCCAAAGACAACCTCGAATTCCAGCGCCTCGCCAAAGAGTTCAAGGAAGGCTTCGGCCGCCCCGAATGGCAATGGCCCAAAGGCACCCCCAAGCTCAAAACCCTCTCGCAGATCTTCAAGGAATCCGGCGGCTACGAAGTGCTGGAGACCGTCAAGGGCGAAGCCCTCGTCGGCCGCAAATATCGCGGCCCATTTGATGAACTCGACGCGCAGAACTCTGCAGGAGGTGCCCCACGCTCAAGCGCCTATACGTCATCGCGAGGAAATCTCGAAGATCTTCTCCTTAATGACTTTTATGGACCAACACTGCAAAACGACGCTTTTGCAGATTCATTGAAGGCGACGTACAATAGTGAAGTTCTAAAAATCAATGAGGCACTCGACAAATACAAAACAGACGATGCCGACATTTATAATGTCATGGTGGACCTATCGATAGACAAGAAGAATGAACTTGCCGCATCATTTGTAGCAATAAGGTTCGCAATCATCCGTTCCCAGGTTTTGCATTTACTCCGAAACATTCGAGCAATTCTTAAAAAGCACAAAAACCTGGGGTTCTTCTCCGCAGAACTTAACCCATCAATGACGCTACGTGAGATCAAGGATTTACTAGTTCGCCTCGGTTCGACCAGTTTTCTAAAATCTGAATGCTGGTTAACACTCGAAGAAGTATCATTGTTGATCGAAGAATTTGAAAATCACGACGAAAGGGAAGAGTTCGATAATGAGAGAATGATTCAGCACGAGGACTTATTGTTTGAAGGCAATTTATTATTTTCCGAAGGCTTGTTCTGTAACGATTCAACGTCACTTATTGCGAGACTACACTCGACACTAGTGCTTCAACTGGACACAGAATTGCAGGGATTGGCAAGGCGATCTGCTGTTGAATGCCATCGGGTCATCGACGGTGGTCGCGACTTCAAAGGGGCACCTAACGTCAAGGAAGGCGAAGGGACAGGCATTGTCCATAGTGCGCCAGGCTGTGGTGATGTCGATCATCAGATCGGCCTCGCCAACGGTCTCCCCACGATCGCACCGCTCGGCCCAGACGGCAACTTCCTCGAAGGCTTCGGCCCCTTCACCGGCAAGAACGCCGTCCATCCCGACACCGTGCAACTCGTCATCGACAGCCTCAAGGAGAAAGGCCTGCTCGTCGCCGAAGAGAAGTACCCGCACATCTATCCCTTCTGCTGGCGTACCGGCGATGAACTTGTCTTCCGTCTCGTCGATGAATGGTTCATCAACATGGACTGGCGCGACGAAATCATGGGCGTCACCAGGCAGATCAACTGGCTTCCCGACAGCATTCAGGGCCAGGAACGCGAAGTCGAATGGCTCACCAACATGCGCGACTGGATGATCTCCAAGAAACGCTACTGGGGCCTCGCCCTCCCCATCTGGGTCGATGAACTTACCGGCGACTTCGAAGTCATCGGCTCTCTCGCCGAACTTAAAGAGCGCGCCCTCGATGGTGGCGAAGGCTGGAACGACTTCCAGGGCCACACGCCCCACAAACCCTGGATCGACGGCGTCAAGATCCGCAATCCTAAAACGGGCAACCTCATGACCCGCGTGGAAGACGTCGGCAACCCCTGGCTCGACGCCGGCATCGTCTCCTTCTCCACCATGGGCTACAACACCCATCCCGACATGTGGAAGAAGTGGTACCCCGCCGACCTCGTCACCGAATGTTTCCCCGGCCAGTTCCGCAACTGGTTCTACTCCCTCCTCTCCATGGCCACCATGATGGATGGCACGCCGCCCTTCAAAACCCTCCTCGGCCACCGCCTCGTCATGAACGAGCAAGGCCAACCCATGCACAAATCCGATGGCACGGCCATCTGGTTTGAAGAAGCCGCCGAACAGATCGGTGTCGACGCCATGCGCTGGATGTATCTCCAGCAGAACCCCGCTTCCGACCTGCGCTTCGGCACCCGCCATCCCGATGAAAAGGTCACTCTCGAAACGGTCAATGGCCCGACCAACACCACCATCGATGGTGTTCCCACCTGCAAAGTCACCAGCGGCCCCGCCGACGAAGTCCGCCGCCAGGTCCTCATCCCGCTGTGGAACTCCTACGCCTTCTTCGTCAACTACGCCCGGCTGGACGAGTTCGACCCGAATGCGGCGATCGTCCCGGTGGCCGAACGCCCCGAGATCGACCGCTGGCTGCTCTCGAACCTGCAAGCCCTCATTCAGCAGGTCCGCGCTGGCTTCGAAGCGTTCGACACACCCGCCGCCTGTGCAGCCCTCGCCCGCTTCATTGATGATCTCTCCAACTGGTATATCCGCCGCAATCGCCGCCGCTTCTGGCGTTCCAAAGATACCGGCGATCTCGACAAGCGTGCAGCCTATCAGACACTCTACGAAACTCTCCTCACCCTCACGAAACTGATGGCACCGATGACGCCGTTCCTCGCCGAACGGATGTACGGCAACCTCACCTCGGGCCAGCCCGACGCCCCCGAATCGGTCCATCTTTGCGACTACCCCACTGCCGACGAATCGCTGCTGGATACCTCACTCAACAGGCGGATGTCACTGGCTCAAACGGTCGTACGCGTCGCTCACAAGCTGCGGGAAGTCGCCGATCAACGCGTGCGTCAGCCTTTGGCCGAACTCCGTTTCGCCACACTCAGCAGCGACGACCTCACTTCGATCAGCTCATTGAAAGACGTCATCGCCGACGAACTCAACGTCAAAGCCGTCAGCGGCTTTGAATCATTGGGCGATATCGTCAAGTACACCTACAAACCGAACCTCAAAACCCTCGGCCCGAAATACGGCAAGCTCCTCAATGCCTTCCGCGAAGAACTTCCCAAGCTCCCGGGCAACCTGCTGGAATCGCTCCGTCGTGGCCAGACGATCAACGCGACGGTTGGCGGCGAAGCAGTCATCATTGGCCCGGACGATGTTCTCATCGGAGCCGATCAGGCCGAAGGCTGGGTCGCCGGCGATGAATCCGGCATCCAGGTCGCCCTCTCCACGACCCTCACTCCAGAACTTGTCATGGAAGGGATGGCCCGCGACTTCATCCGCCACATCCAGCAGGCCCGAAAAGACGCCAACCTGGAAATCCAGCAACGCATCACCGTCAACTACCAGACCAGCGAACCGATTGTGGCAGAAATGCTCAAGGAGTGGTCCGACCTGATCTCTAGCGAAACCCTCGCCAACGAGATCACCCCCGCGTCGGGTCTCTCTGGAAAACCCGTACAAGTCGGCGCAGCCGAGGTTATCATAACAATCAAATAA
- the map gene encoding type I methionyl aminopeptidase, whose amino-acid sequence MTIESEDDVAALKRIGGIVANVLREMLAAAVPGMTTRELDAIGERLLERYGARSAPRLAYNFPGATCISINEEAAHGIPGERVIQPGDVLNIDVSAELDGYFADTGGTKVLPPTNPQKTRLCEATRKALEAAMQRATAGQPIHGIGAAIQRTAERHGFQVFENLGSHGIGRALHEAPEHIAGYYDPTDRRRLKEGMVITIEPFLSTRSRLVKEQPDGWTLVGARGNLSAQYEHTMIITKGMPIVVTGW is encoded by the coding sequence ATGACGATTGAATCGGAAGACGATGTCGCCGCGCTCAAACGGATCGGTGGAATTGTCGCCAACGTATTACGAGAGATGCTGGCGGCCGCAGTACCGGGAATGACGACGCGGGAACTGGACGCGATCGGTGAGAGATTACTGGAGCGTTATGGCGCCCGATCAGCACCGCGCCTCGCCTACAACTTCCCTGGTGCCACCTGCATCAGCATCAACGAAGAAGCGGCTCACGGAATTCCGGGTGAGCGGGTGATCCAACCGGGCGATGTCTTGAACATCGATGTCTCCGCCGAGCTGGATGGCTACTTCGCCGACACCGGGGGGACGAAGGTGTTGCCGCCCACTAATCCGCAGAAGACGCGGTTGTGCGAGGCGACTCGCAAGGCTCTGGAAGCAGCCATGCAGCGAGCCACTGCCGGGCAGCCGATCCATGGGATCGGCGCAGCGATCCAGCGAACAGCAGAAAGGCATGGCTTCCAGGTGTTCGAAAACCTGGGCAGCCACGGAATTGGCCGGGCGCTGCATGAAGCCCCCGAGCATATCGCCGGCTACTACGATCCGACCGACCGCAGGCGATTGAAAGAGGGGATGGTCATCACCATTGAGCCATTCCTTTCCACCAGAAGCCGACTGGTCAAGGAGCAACCCGACGGCTGGACACTGGTGGGAGCACGCGGCAATTTATCGGCCCAGTACGAGCACACGATGATCATCACCAAAGGAATGCCGATTGTTGTAACGGGTTGGTAA
- the ruvB gene encoding Holliday junction branch migration DNA helicase RuvB, with protein MAREKIFTGPADGAVASTVRSSAAGAPAANAFDDRALDEELRPSRLADVVGQRKVVERLEIMLAATRMRTEPLSHILLDGPPGLGKTTLALALAKELDVECQITSGPALAAPKDLLPYLTNASGNSILFIDEIHRLPAAVEEFIYPVMEDFRVDIVLGEGLNARTINMKLKPFTIVGATTRSGMLTAPLRDRFTFREHLEFYEEADLAEIVRRNAIKLRTKIDDSSALEIARRSRGTPRKSNNLLRWARDFATVKQKEGLITNEIARQALAMLEIDVLGLEEQDRKYLRTIVNVFGGGPAGLAAIAHTMNCPPDTLEDEVEPFLLRCGFIQRTPRGRIVTASGLNHLSG; from the coding sequence ATGGCTCGCGAAAAGATCTTCACTGGCCCGGCTGATGGAGCGGTCGCCAGTACTGTTCGTTCCAGTGCTGCGGGGGCTCCTGCAGCGAATGCGTTCGATGACCGTGCGCTCGACGAAGAGTTACGTCCTTCGCGGCTGGCCGATGTTGTCGGTCAGCGAAAGGTCGTCGAACGTCTGGAAATCATGCTCGCTGCGACGAGGATGCGCACTGAGCCACTCAGCCATATTCTGCTCGATGGTCCGCCTGGTCTGGGCAAAACGACCCTCGCTTTGGCACTGGCCAAAGAACTCGATGTCGAATGCCAGATCACCTCGGGCCCGGCCCTGGCGGCCCCGAAAGATCTGCTGCCTTATCTGACAAACGCGAGTGGCAATTCGATTCTCTTCATCGATGAGATCCATCGTCTGCCGGCCGCCGTCGAAGAGTTTATCTATCCCGTGATGGAAGACTTCCGTGTTGATATTGTCCTCGGGGAAGGGCTCAACGCGCGGACCATCAATATGAAACTCAAGCCATTCACCATTGTGGGGGCCACGACGCGTTCTGGCATGCTCACTGCTCCTTTGCGGGATCGCTTCACGTTTCGTGAGCATCTGGAGTTCTACGAAGAGGCTGATCTGGCAGAAATCGTTCGCCGTAATGCGATCAAATTGCGGACCAAAATCGACGATTCCTCAGCTCTTGAGATTGCCCGCCGCAGCCGGGGAACACCTCGTAAATCGAACAATCTATTGCGCTGGGCGAGAGACTTTGCGACTGTCAAGCAGAAGGAGGGTCTCATTACTAATGAGATTGCCCGACAGGCTCTCGCGATGCTGGAAATCGATGTGCTGGGTCTCGAAGAGCAGGATCGCAAGTATCTACGTACGATTGTGAATGTCTTTGGTGGCGGCCCGGCTGGTCTGGCGGCGATTGCCCACACGATGAACTGCCCCCCCGATACACTCGAGGATGAGGTCGAACCATTTCTGTTGCGCTGCGGCTTTATCCAGAGAACACCGCGCGGCCGGATCGTGACGGCTTCTGGGTTGAATCATCTCTCGGGGTAG
- a CDS encoding DUF975 family protein, which produces MAIEFNCPHCDKSLSTSEDRAGRKAKCPGCGEVVTVPGLDQPAAEDDFEEGLPPPPPVGKMRDTRAKVACPMCGGEVLAAAKRCKHCGEDLSPEGGGEASSGATGELTKIEAGEVIGSAWKVYLKNLAPCLVGSFLVNLLSQLATIPQQIIPGLVMGDGEDPTGVMVGLAMLLGFMAMSFCVGAFLQIGLCQLFLKAARGEDPQIGDIFSGGKFFLRYAISLVLFSIAFGIGMVLCIIPGILVSCMFYPFAYVIVAENSKGIDCFSRSQEITKGNLLQIFVLMLAGAGINLLGILALCVGAIFTLPLTLLFTAVAYLKMTGQEVVEV; this is translated from the coding sequence GTGGCCATTGAATTCAACTGTCCGCACTGTGATAAATCACTCAGCACCTCTGAGGATCGGGCTGGACGTAAAGCGAAATGTCCTGGTTGTGGCGAAGTTGTCACTGTGCCGGGGCTGGATCAACCGGCTGCCGAAGATGACTTTGAAGAGGGTCTTCCGCCTCCGCCACCTGTGGGGAAAATGCGTGACACGCGAGCGAAAGTCGCCTGCCCCATGTGCGGTGGCGAAGTCCTGGCGGCTGCTAAGCGGTGCAAACATTGCGGTGAAGATCTCTCTCCTGAAGGGGGTGGTGAGGCATCTTCGGGAGCCACGGGAGAACTGACAAAGATCGAAGCTGGGGAAGTCATTGGCAGCGCGTGGAAGGTTTACTTGAAAAACCTCGCCCCGTGTCTGGTGGGAAGTTTTCTCGTCAACCTGTTGTCGCAACTGGCCACCATTCCACAGCAGATCATCCCTGGTCTCGTGATGGGTGACGGTGAAGATCCGACCGGTGTGATGGTCGGGCTGGCCATGCTCTTAGGCTTCATGGCCATGTCGTTCTGTGTCGGTGCATTTTTGCAGATCGGGCTTTGCCAGCTCTTTTTGAAAGCTGCCCGCGGCGAAGATCCTCAAATTGGCGATATCTTCAGCGGTGGCAAATTTTTCCTGCGCTACGCCATTTCGCTGGTGTTGTTCAGCATCGCATTTGGGATTGGCATGGTGCTGTGTATCATTCCCGGGATTCTTGTGAGTTGCATGTTCTATCCGTTTGCCTATGTGATTGTGGCTGAAAACTCTAAGGGGATTGATTGCTTTTCGAGATCACAGGAAATAACCAAAGGGAATCTGCTGCAGATTTTCGTGCTGATGCTGGCTGGAGCCGGGATTAATCTGCTGGGGATTCTGGCGTTGTGCGTCGGGGCGATCTTTACTCTGCCACTCACGCTGTTATTCACCGCCGTCGCTTATCTGAAGATGACTGGGCAGGAAGTGGTTGAAGTCTGA
- the cyaB gene encoding class IV adenylate cyclase has translation MADIEVEIKFSLNDVEAFRGVLLEHEAICAGPAMTESDEYFAHPARDFATTGEALRVRSTPLETILTYKGPRLDQLTKTRHEIEAPLVGSTGPLAADKSPLAICQILLALGFRSVRKVVKSRQFWTLPDEEYVLVCTIDHVPELGHFAELEIITEEQAWQPARDRLLEWAARLKLDQPENRSYLELLLDDEQRPS, from the coding sequence ATGGCTGATATCGAAGTGGAAATTAAGTTTTCTTTGAACGATGTCGAAGCGTTTCGTGGCGTTCTGCTGGAGCACGAGGCGATTTGTGCCGGGCCCGCCATGACGGAAAGTGATGAGTACTTCGCACATCCTGCACGCGATTTCGCGACAACCGGGGAAGCGTTACGGGTCCGTTCGACGCCGCTGGAGACCATTCTCACTTACAAAGGCCCCAGGCTCGATCAACTCACGAAAACACGTCATGAGATTGAGGCCCCGCTGGTGGGTTCGACGGGGCCATTGGCTGCAGACAAGTCACCCCTGGCGATCTGTCAGATCCTCTTGGCGTTAGGGTTTCGCTCTGTTCGAAAAGTTGTCAAGAGTCGGCAGTTCTGGACTCTTCCTGATGAAGAGTATGTGCTGGTCTGCACGATCGATCATGTACCGGAACTCGGCCACTTTGCCGAACTCGAAATCATCACTGAGGAACAGGCCTGGCAACCCGCGCGGGATCGCCTGCTGGAATGGGCTGCTCGTTTGAAGTTAGACCAACCCGAAAACAGGTCTTATCTGGAACTTCTGCTCGATGATGAGCAAAGGCCGTCATGA
- a CDS encoding DUF971 domain-containing protein, with translation MPTDAPEIIRAHRETGLFELKWPGESELFVRFFDVRCGCSCAVCVDEFTGELLLDPAKIPAEIAPAGLDLVGQYAIRIRWNDGHNTGLYTWERLQQLAHADR, from the coding sequence ATGCCGACTGATGCTCCCGAGATCATCCGTGCTCACCGTGAGACCGGGCTGTTTGAACTCAAATGGCCTGGGGAGAGCGAACTATTTGTTCGCTTTTTTGATGTTCGCTGCGGCTGCAGTTGTGCTGTGTGTGTGGATGAATTCACGGGCGAGCTACTGCTTGATCCTGCAAAAATCCCGGCTGAGATTGCCCCCGCTGGGCTTGATCTTGTGGGGCAGTATGCGATTCGCATTCGCTGGAACGACGGTCACAATACCGGGCTTTATACCTGGGAACGTCTACAACAACTGGCTCATGCTGATCGTTAA